In Populus trichocarpa isolate Nisqually-1 chromosome 16, P.trichocarpa_v4.1, whole genome shotgun sequence, a genomic segment contains:
- the LOC127904435 gene encoding uncharacterized protein LOC127904435, which translates to MISLYRNIIQVMEQENIKRKRGREEEEEEVKEESSNNKSTKMQADHLSHPRSVRNDIKIERRSCNHEEDSNTRNEITGDNNFALGVFDFPWLKEEGSSMISKADEEEWCLEDTIFSSSLYYSTTSAAEFSGQHLWETTPEATCIGSCIDVPVDKFEEINAWSLEMEATVD; encoded by the coding sequence ATGATATCTCTCTACAGAAACATAATACAGGTAATGGAGCAAGAGAATATCAAGAggaagagaggaagagaggaagaagaagaggaggtgAAAGAGGAGTCCTCAAATAATAAATCTACAAAGATGCAAGCTGATCATCTTAGTCACCCACGTAGTGTAAGGAACGACATCAAAATCGAAAGGAGATCATGCAACCATGAAGAGGACAGCAACACCAGGAATGAAATAACCGGAGACAACAATTTCGCACTTGGGGTATTTGATTTCCCCTGGCTGAAAGAAGAAGGCAGCAGCATGATCTCAAAGGCAGACGAGGAGGAGTGGTGTTTAGAGGACACAATATTCTCCTCATCTCTCTATTACAGTACAACATCTGCCGCTGAATTTTCTGGACAACACTTGTGGGAAACCACTCCAGAAGCCACGTGCATTGGATCATGCATAGACGTTCCGGTGGACAAGTTTGAGGAGATTAATGCTTGGTCATTGGAAATGGAGGCTACTGTTGATTGA
- the LOC18105985 gene encoding enhancer of mRNA-decapping protein 4 produces the protein MASPGNPNQQQQGGGGIIGGGGGFDLNKLFKPSSSNPMNMMQPHIQQQQQQQQGPPPSPNSNTTTSGNLTTSPSFPLPSSSPPYLTPSSSYPPPTGPYHPFHHPHYLSPYPPPPPPQQLHNQFLTNTNIHLQNRPQPISSFAPSPPPLSPNNSGGAVLMDILTNQNQQQPPQSTNLSGPFPSSTPSTAFITTSPPVPSAPPVSLASPTQQCCAPPARMLSTKLPKGRHLNGNHVVYDIDVRLQGEVQPQLEVTPITKYLSDPGLVLGRQIAVNRNYICYGLKPGAIRILNINTALRSLLRGHNQKVTDMAFFAEDVHLLASACVDGRVFIRKINEGSDEEEKPQIFERILLALHIIADGESFHPRVCWHPHKQEILIVAIGNLILKIDTIKIGKGGAFSVEQPLTCPIDKLIDGVQLVGKHDGEVTELSMCQWMTTRLASASTDGVVKIWEDRKAVPLAVFRPHDGNPVNSVAFLTAPDRPDHIVLITGGPLNQEVKIWASASEEGWLLPSDAESWQCTQTLTLKSSAESSAEDAFFNQVVALPRASLFLLANAKKNAIYAVHLEYGPYPAATQMDYIAEFTVTMPILSLTGTSDCLPNGENIVQVYCVQTQAIQQYALNLSQCLPPPLENMVLEKTESNVSRAFDTANSDGSAIMESSHGSKPIEISTGNMTSIPPMTPSSSESAPVARESLGSSDVGSSLDIASSGGQTKAITISSRNNTDNTNTVSPHLLLIPKLSRSLSGLQSPANITDPNVQLSGHAGDQPVSDHSVDRRIETVKENVTDTSTGDNLNKGEKNIEQTGIAMVSEPPVMFKHPTHLITPSEILSRGAASENSQTTQGLNVGEAKIQDVLVNNDTENVEVEVKVVEETPGSGTVPVSSSKEKPDRLTISKSTSSRLKKKREEFLLKADLAGTTYLHGAYKGPEEKKENVISSEVTESTSPILKQTPADALQVDSVASEKNKGEPDDWEDAADMSILKLDGDGELSRGESGANQNNDFDLPIESHTPVAEKKEKPFYSQASDLGIQMARDCHVEAYSVGAIRQANEGSITEVLDRNPSGVDEEQHITEDVRAKSGEAETSVAVLQSPAPAPATKGKKQKGKSSQVSVPSSPSPSPFNSTGSSNEPGCTSGAQSSDAALPQILALQDTLDQLLNMQKEMQKQMNTMISVPVSKEGKRLEASLGRSIEKIIRANTDALWARFQEENTKHEKLEKDRIQQLTNLITNCINKDLPTALEKTLKKEIAAIGPAVARAITPILEKSISSAITESFQKGVGEKAVNQLEKTVSSKLEATVARQIQSQFQTSGKQALQDALRSTLEASIIPAFEMSCKAMFDQVDATFQNGLNKHINDIQQQFNSMHSPVAIALRDAINSASSLTQTLSGELADGQRQLLAMAAAGANSKVGDPSTKLGNGPLPGMHEMPEVPLDPTKELSRLIAEQKYEEAFTLALHRSDVSIVSWLCSQVDLQGILSISPLPLSQGVLLALLQQLACDFSNETSRKLAWMTDVAAAINPTDPMIAMHVGPIFDQVYQIVVHQRSLPSTSASEASGIRVLLVVINSVLRSCK, from the exons ATGGCTTCACCTGGCAATccaaatcaacaacaacaaggaGGTGGGGGAATAATAGGGGGAGGAGGAGGTTTTGATCTGAATAAACTGTTCAAGCCCTCTTCTTCAAATCCTATGAATATGATGCAGCCCCATATccaacaacaacagcagcagcagcaaggtCCTCCTCCATCTCCCAATAGTAACACTACCACAAGTGGCAATCTCACTACCTCTCCTTCCTTCcctctcccttcctcttctccacCTTATCTAACTCCATCTTCTTCTTATCCACCTCCTACTGGCCCTTACCACCCTTTTCACCACCCTCACTATCTCTCCCCTTACCCGCCTCCACCTCCTCCTCAGCAACTTCACAATCAGTTCCTCACAAATACTAACATCCATCTCCAAAATAGACCACAACCCATCTCTTCCTTTGCACCCTCTCCTCCTCCACTCTCACCTAATAATTCAGGTGGTGCTGTTTTGATGGACATCTTGACCAATCAAAACCAACAGCAGCCTCCGCAATCCACTAATCTTAGTGGACCTTTCCCTTCTTCCACTCCCTCAACTGCATTCATCACCACCAGTCCTCCTGTCCCATCTGCCCCTCCTGTTAGTTTAGCATCTCCAACGCAGCAATGCTGTGCTCCCCCTGCGAGGATGCTCAGTACCAAGCTCCCTAAGGGTCGACACTTGAATGGCAACCATGTCGTGTATGATATTGATGTGAGATTGCAAGGTGAGGTGCAACCTCAACTTGAAGTCACACCCATCACCAAATATTTATCCGATCCTGGCCTTGTTCTCGGCCGTCAGATTGCTGTTAATAGAAATTACATTTGCTATGGACTCAAGCCTGGTGCTATTCGTATCCTCAATATTAATACTGCTTTGAGATCATTGCTTCGGGGACATAACCAG AAAGTAACAGACATGGCTTTCTTTGCTGAGGATGTTCACCTTCTGGCCAG CGCATGTGTTGATGGGCGTGTTTTCATAAGGAAGATCAATGAGGGCTCAGACGAGGAAGAAAAACCTCAAATTTTTGAAAGGATACTCCTTGCCCTTCACATAATAGCAGATGGAGAATCATTCCACCCACGAGTGTGCTGGCATCCACACAAGCAG GAAATTTTGATTGTTGCAATTGGAAATCTCATCTTGAAAATTGATACCATTAAGATTGGAAAAGGTGGAGCATTTTCAGTGGAGCAACCTCTTACTTGTCCCATTGATAAGTTGATTGATGGGGTCCAGCTTGTTGGTAAACATGATGGGGAAGTCACTGAGTTGTCCATGTGTCAATGGATGACCACCCGTTTAGCTTCAGCTTCAACAGATGGCGTG GTCAAGATTTGGGAAGACCGTAAGGCAGTACCCCTTGCAGTATTCAGACCACATGATGGTAATCCTGTAAATTCTGTGGCATTCCTGACCGCCCCTGACCGCCCTGATCATATTGTTCTTATCACTGGG GGGCCCCTCAATCAGGAAGTGAAGATATGGGCCTCCGCTAGTGAAGAGGGCTGGTTATTGCCTAGTGATGCTGAATCATGGCAGTGCACTCAGACCTTGACCTTAAAGAGTTCGGCTGAATCTAGTGCTGAGGATgcattttttaatcaagttgtAGCCCTACCCCGAGCCAGCCTGTTTCTTCTTGCAAATGCCAAGAAGAATGCCATATATGCTGTACACCTAGAATATGGGCCATATCCAGCTGCAACCCAAATGGATTACATAGCTGAGTTTACAGTTACAATGCCTATTTTGAGTCTTACTGGAACCAGTGATTGTTTACCAAATGGAGAAAATATTGTTCAGGTTTACTGTGTCCAAACACAGGCTATTCAGCAATATGCATTGAACTTATCACAATGCCTTCCACCACCTCTGGAGAACATGGTGTTGGAGAAAACAGAATCTAATGTTTCTCGTGCTTTTGATACTGCTAATTCTGATGGTTCTGCTATTATGGAATCATCTCATGGAAGTAAACCCATTGAGATATCCACAGGTAACATGACTTCCATACCACCAATGACTCCTAGCAGTTCTGAAAGTGCTCCTGTAGCAAGAGAAAGCTTGGGTTCTTCTGATGTTGGTAGCTCGCTAGATATTGCTTCTTCCGGTGGGCAAACCAAGGCTATTACTATTTCATCACGTAATAATACTGACAATACTAACACTGTGTCACCCCATCTACTGTTAATTCCAAAGTTGTCTCGGTCGTTGTCAGGACTCCAGAGTCCAGCAAATATCACAGATCCCAATGTGCAACTCAGTGGTCATGCTGGTGACCAGCCTGTTTCAGATCATTCAGTTGACCGAAGAATTGAAACTGTGAAAGAAAATGTTACTGATACCTCCACTGGTGATAATTTGAATAAGGGTGAGAAGAACATCGAACAAACTGGTATTGCAATGGTCTCTGAACCTCCAGTAATGTTTAAACACCCAACCCATCTTATAACTCCATCGGAGATATTATCCAGGGGTGCTGCTTCTGAGAATTCTCAAACTACTCAGGGTCTGAATGTTGGAGAGGCAAAGATTCAGGATGTGCTTGTGAACAATGATACTGAAAATGTTGAAGTAGAGGTTAAAGTTGTTGAAGAAACCCCCGGCAGTGGAACAGTCCCAGTATCTAGTTCCAAAGAAAAACCTGATAGGCTGACTATATCAAAGAGTACCTCTAGtagattgaagaagaagagagaagaatttCTTCTGAAAGCAGATCTTGCTGGGACTACTTATCTTCATGGGGCATATAAAGGCCccgaggaaaagaaagaaaatgtcatATCTTCAGAAGTCACAGAAAGCACCAGCCCTATTCTGAAACAGACACCTGCTGATGCCTTGCAGGTTGACTCTGTAGCAAGCGAGAAAAATAAAGGCGAGCCAGATGATTGGGAAGATGCTGCTGACATGTCTATACTGAAACTGGATGGTGATGGGGAACTATCACGTGGAGAGTCAGGAGCCAATCAAAATAATGACTTTGACTTGCCCATAGAATCTCATACACCTGTTGCTGAGAAGAAGGAAAAACCCTTCTACTCTCAGGCCTCGGATCTTGGCATTCAGATGGCTAGAGATTGTCATGTGGAAGCTTATAGTGTTGGGGCAATCCGACAAGCTAATGAAGGTAGCATTACTGAGGTACTTGATAGAAATCCTAGTGGTGTAGATGAGGAGCAACATATAACTGAAGATGTTCGTGCAAAAAGTGGTGAAGCAGAAACATCTGTGGCAGTCCTGCAGTCCCCAGCCCCAGCCCCAGCaactaaaggaaaaaaacagaagggGAAAAGTTCTCAAGTATCTGTTCCATCTTCCCCTTCCCCGAGTCCATTCAACTCAACTGGTTCGTCCAATGAACCAGGTTGCACTTCTGGTGCCCAATCTAGTGATGCTGCTTTACCTCAGATATTGGCCTTGCAGGATACTCTTGATCAG TTACTGAACATGCAGAAAGAAATGCAGAAGCAGATGAATACAATGATTTCTGTCCCAGTTTCCAAAGAAGGTAAAAGACTAGAGGCATCCTTGGGCCGGAGCATCGAGAAAATTATCAGGGCTAACACAGATGCTCTATGGGCTCGTTTTcaagaagaaaacacaaaacatgAGAAGTTGGAGAAGGACCGTATACAGCAGTTAACTAATTTGATCACGAATTGTATAAACAAGGATTTGCCAACAGCTTTGGAGAAAACTTTAAAGAAGGAAATAGCTGCAATCGGACCTGCTGTTGCTCGTGCTATCACTCCCATTTTGGAGAAAAGCATATCATCAGCTATTACAGAGTCATTCCAG AAAGGGGTGGGAGAGAAGGCAGTGAATCAGTTAGAGAAGACAGTTAGTTCAAAACTTGAAGCTACAGTGGCCAGACAAATCCAATCACAGTTTCAAACATCTGGCAAGCAAGCTCTTCAG GATGCATTAAGGTCTACGCTGGAAGCTTCAATTATTCCTGCATTTGAGATGTCCTGCAAGGCCATGTTTGATCAAGTTGATGCCACATTCCAGAATGGGCTTAATAAGCATATAAATGACATTCAGCAACAGTTTAATTCCATGCATTCTCCTGTGGCCATTGCCCTGAGG GATGCTATCAATTCAGCGTCATCACTCACCCAGACCTTAAGTGGAGAGCTGGCAGATGGTCAACGGCAGCTCTTAGCTATGGCGGCTGCAGGTGCAAACTCAAAGGTGGGAGATCCATCAACGAAGTTGGGCAATGGACCATTGCCTGGTATGCATGAGATG CCTGAGGTGCCTTTGGATCCAACAAAAGAATTGTCAAGGTTGATAGCTGAGCAGAAATATGAGGAAGCGTTCACCTTAGCTCTGCACAGAAGTGATGTCTCAATAGTTTCCTGGTTATGTTCTCAG GTTGATCTACAGGGGATATTGTCAATTTCACCACTACCTTTAAGCCAAGGAGTTCTGCTGGCCCTTCTACAGCAACTGGCATGTGATTTTAGTAATGAAACCTCTAGAAAGTTGGCATGGATGACAGATGTGGCTGCTGCCATAAACCCTACAGATCCAATGATTGCGATGCATGTAGGACCAATTTTTGATCAAGTCTATCAGATAGTGGTCCATCAAAGGAGTCTGCCCAGCACATCTGCTTCAGAAGCCTCAGGCATACGTGTTCTTCTGGTTGTCATAAATTCTGTGCTAAGGAGCTGTAAATGA
- the LOC18105986 gene encoding ras-related protein RABB1c translates to MSYAYLFKYIIIGDTGVGKSCLLLQFTDKRFQPVHDLTIGVEFGARMITIDNKPIKLQIWDTAGQESFRSITRSYYRGAAGALLVYDITRRETFNHLASWLEDARQHANANMTIMLIGNKSDLAHRRAVSTEEGEQFAKEHGLIFMEASAKTAQNVEEAFIKTAATIYKKIQDGVFDVSNESYGIKVGYGGIPGSSGGRDGASAQAGGCCS, encoded by the exons ATGTCTTACGCTTATCTCTTCAAGTACATCATCATCGGCGACACTG GAGTAGGGAAATCGTGCTTGCTGCTGCAATTCACGGACAAGAGATTCCAGCCGGTGCATGACCTTACCATCGGTGTTGAGTTTGGGGCTCGTATGATCACCATTGATAACAAGCCTATCAAACTCCAAATTTGGGACACC gcGGGTCAAGAGTCGTTTAGATCCATAACCAGGTCTTATTACAGAGGTGCTGCCGGTGCTTTGCTTGTCTATGATATTACCAG GAGGGAAACTTTTAATCACTTGGCGAGCTGGCTGGAAGATGCAAGGCAGCATGCCAATGCAAACATGACCATTATGCTCATTGGTAATAAGTCTGATCTTGCTCATAGAAGGGCTGTCAGCACTGAAGAAGGTGAGCAGTTTGCAAAGGAGCATGGCTTGATCTTCATGGAGGCCTCTGCAAAAACTGCTCAGAATGTCGAGGAG GCTTTTATCAAAACAGCTGCAACTATATATAAGAAGATTCAAGATGGAGTTTTTGATGTATCAAATGAG TCTTATGGGATAAAAGTTGGATATGGAGGTATTCCAGGGTCATCAGGAGGCAGGGATGGTGCTTCTGCCCAAGCTGGAGGCTGTTGCAGTTGA
- the LOC18105987 gene encoding probable galactinol--sucrose galactosyltransferase 2 — translation MSHTFSTNPLNVNMNMVSMTTLTRPRKPNSCFSSSSTFLPHCNIQTLRFLPHRSLLRLNKNNCYKWKHSMFISTKPLLKDGTLSLNGQEAITGVPDNVFLTPLSDSSAFLGATSSQSSSRHVFKLGVIQDVRLLSLFRFKVWWMIPRVGNSGSDIPIETQMLLLEARKGPDLDKSNDSPSYIIFLPLLDGEFRSSLQGNSSNELEFCLESGDPAIVTSESIRAVFVNYGNHPFDLMKESMKILEEQTGTFSVRETKQMPGILDVFGWCTWDAFYQEVNPQGIKDGLKSLSEGGTPAKFLIIDDGWQDTTNEFQKEVEPFIDGSQFGGRLVSVEENNKFRRRSKESQADAPNDLKHFVADIKRNFGLKYVYVWHALMGYWGGLVPNARDTKKYNPKLTYPLQSPGNLANMRDLAMDCMEKYGVGAIDPDRISQFYDDLHSYLVSQDVDGVKVDVQNILETIATDLGGRVSLTRHFQEALEKSIASNFQDNSIICCMGLSTDSIYHSKRSAITRASDDYYPKNPATQTLHIAAVAFNSIFLGEVVVPDWDMFYSLHDAAEFHAIARAVGGCPVYVSDKPGEHDHKILKRLVLPDGSVLRAKYPGRPSRDCLFIDPVMDGKSLLKIWNLNKCTGVIGVFNCQGAGSWPCLDNTNQNHVSNSAEVSGQVSPADVEYFEEVSGKLWTGDCAIYSFNKGSVSRLPKEEKFGVGLQTLECDVFTVSPIKVYYQRIEFAPIGLMNMYNSGGAIESVEQCGDPSSYNGRIHIKGRGAGSFGGYSSVKPKGCSINGEEEEMKYGEEDKLVTVTIDASNNSGWDMDIWY, via the exons ATGTCTCATACCTTCTCCACAAACCCCCTCAACGTGAACATGAATATGGTGAGTATGACAACGTTAACTAGGCCTCGGAAACCCAATTCttgtttctcctcctcctccacattCTTACCCCATTGTAATATCCAGACCCTGAGATTCCTTCCACACAGGTCTCTTCTGCGTCTCAATAAGAACAATTGTTACAAATGGAAGCATTCTATGTTTATCAGTACAAAGCCCTTGCTAAAAGATGGAACTCTCAGTCTAAATGGCCAAGAAGCAATCACAGGAGTGCCTGACAATGTCTTCCTTACACCTTTGTCGGATTCATCTGCATTCTTGGGTGCTACTTCCTCTCAAAGCAGTTCCAGACATGTTTTCAAGCTTGGAGTTATTCA GGATGTGAGACTACTGAGTCTGTTTAGATTTAAAGTTTGGTGGATGATACCTAGAGTGGGGAATTCAGGAAGTGACATTCCTATTGAAACTCAGATGTTGCTGCTGGAAGCTAGGAAAGGACCAGATTTAGACAAGTCAAATGATTCTCCCTCTTATATCATATTCTTACCTTTGCTAGATGGTGAATTTCGAAGCAGCTTGCAGGGGAACTCATCAAATGAACTTGAGTTCTGTCTTGAAAGTG GTGACCCCGCTATAGTTACTTCAGAATCCATAAGAGCAGTTTTTGTGAATTATGGGAACCATCCATTTGATCTAATGAAGGAATCAATGAA GATTTTGGAGGAGCAGACTGGAACCTTTTCTGTCAGGGAAACGAAACAG ATGCCAGGAATACTAGATGTGTTTGGTTGGTGCACCTGGGATGCTTTTTATCAGGAAGTAAATCCTCAAGGAATAAAAGATGGCTTGAAAAG TTTATCCGAGGGAGGCACTCCAGCAAAGTTTTTGATAATAGATGACGGTTGGCAGGATACCACTAATGAATTCCAAAAAGAAGTAGAGCCATTTATTGATGGTTCACA GTTTGGAGGCAGGTTAGTCAGCGTTGAAGAAAACAACAAGTTTCGGAGAAGATCCAAGGAATCCCAGGCTGATGCACCAAATGATCTAAAACATTTTGTTGCAGATATTAAGAGGAATTTTGGCCTTAA GTACGTCTATGTATGGCATGCCCTCATGGGATATTGGGGAGGCCTTGTTCCAAATGCTCGTGATACTAAGAAGTATAATCCCAAATTAACCTACCCACTGCAATCGCCAGGGAACTTGGCAAATATGAGGGATCTAGCTATGGATTGCATGGAGAAGTATGGTGTTGGTGCAATTGACCCTGACAGAATATCTCAGTTTTATGATGATCTACACAGCTATCTTGTTTCACAGGATGTGGATGGGGTTAAGGTTGATGTTCAGAATATACTGGAAACTATTGCGACTGATTTAGGAGGTCGAGTCTCACTTACCAGACATTTCCAAGAAGCACTTGAGAAGTCTATAGCTTCCAACTTCCAGGACAACAGCATTATCTGCTGTATGGGTCTGAGCACAGACTCCATTTACCA CTCAAAAAGAAGTGCTATTACACGGGCCTCTGATGATTACTATCCGAAAAATCCAGCTACACAGACACTGCACATAGCTGCTGTGGCTTTTAACAGCATATTTCTTGGCGAAGTTGTTGTTCCAGATTGGGATATGTTCTAT AGTCTCCATGATGCAGCTGAATTTCATGCCATCGCTAGAGCTGTGGGAGGGTGTCCTGTCTATGTCAG TGATAAACCTGGTGAGCATGATCACAAGATACTTAAGAGGCTTGTACTTCCTGATGGATCAGTGCTTAGAGCCAAATATCCAGGAAGACCATCAAGAGATTGTTTATTCATTGACCCAGTTATGGATGGGAAGAG tctTCTGAAGATTTGGAATTTGAACAAATGCACTGGAGTTATTGGTGTGTTCAACTGCCAAGGAGCAGGAAGCTGGCCTTGTCTGGATAACACAAACCAGAATCATGTCAGTAATAGTGCAGAGGTATCTGGACAAGTTTCTCCTGCTGATGTTGAGTATTTTGAAGAGGTCTCTGGGAAACTGTGGACCGGAGATTGTGCAATCTATTCTTTCAATAAAG GATCAGTGTCTCGGTTACCGAAGGAAGAAAAGTTTGGTGTTGGATTACAAACTCTGGAATGTGATGTCTTTACTGTATCACCTATCAAG GTTTACTATCAGAGGATTGAGTTCGCACCCATCGGATTGATGAACATGTACAACAGTGGTGGAGCTATAGAGTCAGTTGAGCAGTGTGGTGATCCATCAAGCTATAATGGAAGAATACACATAAAGGGAAGAGGGGCAGGTAGTTTTGGTGGATACTCGAGTGTGAAGCCAAAGGGTTGCTCCAtaaatggagaagaagaagaaatgaagtaCGGAGAAGAAGATAAACTGGTGACAGTAACCATAGATGCCTCCAATAATAGTGGTTGGGACATGGATATATGGTACTGA
- the LOC18105988 gene encoding uncharacterized protein LOC18105988, which produces MIRRRLLSSLISSTSLLTPKTTLIPTFSQIQPFKESNFNNYFANGASGFMGFRAYSLLSLNDLRDNVPRKQKTRKGRGIGSGKGKTAGRGHKGQKARGTMKFGFEGGQTPMRRRLPKRGFKNPFSLTFQPVGLGKIARLINAGKIDSHELITMKTLKETGAIGKQIKDGVRLMGRGAEKIQWPIHLEVSRVTVRAKQAVEAAGGSVRRVHYNQLGLRALLKPEWFEKKGRLLPKAARPPPKLRGKVDSIGRLPAPTKPIPFYTEEKEAASTPA; this is translated from the exons ATGATAAGAAGAAGATTACTCTCTTCACTGATCTCATCAACCTCACTCCTAACCCCCAAAACCACCTTAATTCCCACATTCTCTCAAATTCAACCCTTCAAAGAATCAAactttaacaattattttgCAAATGGGGCATCTGGGTTTATGGGTTTTAGGGCATATAGTTTGTTGAGTTTGAATGATTTGAGGGACAATGTTCCAAGGAAGCAAAAGACAAGAAAGGGTCGTGGCATTGGGTCTGGTAAAGGAAAGACTGCAGGGAGAGGTCATAAAGGACAGAAAGCCAGAGGGACTATGAAGTTTGGTTTTGAAGGTGGGCAGACTCCAATGCGAAGGCGTTTGCCCAAAAGGGGGTTTAAGAATCCCTTTAGTCTCACTTTTCAG CCAGTAGGGTTGGGAAAGATTGCAAGACTTATTAATGCAGGGAAGATAGATTCCCATGAATTAATCACAATGAAAACGCTAAAG GAGACTGGGGCCATCGGGAAGCAGATAAAAGATGGCGTAAGACTGATGGGGCGTGGTGCGGAGAAGATCCAATGGCCTATTCATCTGGAG GTGTCAAGAGTGACTGTCAGGGCAAAGCAAGCAGTTGAAGCGGCTGGTGGATCTGTCAGACGAGTGCATTACAACCAGTTGGGTTTGCGGGCATTGCTCAAGCCTGAGTGGTTTGAAAAGAAGGGGAGGTTGTTGCCAAAGGCTGCTAGGCCTCCACCAAAGCTAAGAGGTAAAGTTGATAGCATCGGCCGTTTGCCTGCCCCAACCAAACCTATTCCTTTTTATACTGAAGAGAAGGAGGCGGCCTCTACTCCTGCCTAG